A region of Flavobacterium album DNA encodes the following proteins:
- a CDS encoding response regulator transcription factor, which translates to MGFRSALIKHRELILYGVYLALLLLVLRWFEFRFLILSNSLDIYIGLIALVFMGLGIWVALKLAKPKKETIVIEKEIHIPAQKNFTFNEEEAERLGLSKRELEVLQLMSEGLSNAEIAERLFVSLNTVKTHSSKLFEKLEVKRRTQAVEVGKRFGLIA; encoded by the coding sequence ATGGGATTCCGTTCGGCATTGATAAAACACAGGGAGTTAATATTATACGGCGTATACCTGGCGCTGCTGCTATTGGTATTGCGGTGGTTTGAATTCCGTTTCCTTATACTCAGCAACTCCCTCGATATCTATATCGGGCTGATAGCGCTTGTATTTATGGGACTTGGCATTTGGGTCGCCTTAAAATTGGCCAAGCCGAAAAAGGAAACCATTGTCATTGAAAAAGAGATACACATCCCTGCGCAAAAAAACTTTACCTTTAATGAAGAAGAAGCCGAAAGGCTCGGGCTGAGCAAACGGGAACTGGAAGTATTGCAGCTGATGTCAGAAGGGCTGAGCAACGCGGAGATCGCAGAAAGGCTATTCGTATCGCTGAATACTGTGAAGACACATTCTTCTAAGCTATTTGAAAAGCTTGAAGTAAAACGGCGGACACAGGCGGTAGAGGTTGGTAAGCGATTTGGATTGATTGCTTAA
- a CDS encoding pirin family protein: protein MENTVLHRAETRGHTNHGWLDSHHTFSFANYNNPDRMHFGVLRVLNDDRVDPGMGFGTHPHDNMEIISIPLEGDLEHKDSMDNTAVIRKGDIQVMSAGTGIYHSEYNRNKDRLTKFLQIWVYPNKRNVTPRYGQVTLSEADRHNKLQQVLSPNPDDEGVWIHQDAWFHLGTFDKDIEAGYSLKKKGNGIYAFVIKGELTIGSIALKERDGLGIWDTDAITVTANSQDAEILLMEVPMTLR, encoded by the coding sequence CTGGAAAACACGGTTTTGCACCGCGCCGAAACACGTGGTCATACCAACCACGGCTGGCTGGATTCGCACCACACCTTCAGCTTCGCAAACTACAACAACCCGGACCGTATGCATTTTGGCGTGCTCAGGGTACTAAATGACGACAGGGTAGATCCCGGCATGGGCTTTGGCACGCACCCGCATGATAATATGGAGATCATCTCCATTCCGCTGGAAGGCGACCTGGAGCATAAAGACAGCATGGACAACACCGCCGTGATACGTAAAGGCGATATCCAGGTGATGAGCGCCGGCACGGGAATATACCACAGCGAATACAACCGCAACAAAGACAGGCTGACCAAATTCCTGCAGATATGGGTATACCCGAATAAAAGAAATGTAACGCCACGTTACGGGCAGGTTACTTTATCTGAAGCCGACCGCCATAACAAACTACAGCAGGTGCTCTCCCCTAACCCGGACGATGAAGGCGTGTGGATACACCAGGACGCATGGTTCCACCTTGGCACGTTTGACAAGGATATTGAGGCAGGCTATTCGCTTAAGAAAAAAGGTAACGGCATCTATGCTTTTGTAATAAAAGGTGAACTTACCATCGGCTCCATTGCGCTTAAAGAACGCGACGGCCTTGGGATATGGGACACCGATGCAATAACCGTTACCGCTAATTCGCAGGATGCTGAGATACTGCTGATGGAAGTCCCAATGACTTTGCGATAA
- a CDS encoding type II toxin-antitoxin system RelE/ParE family toxin, which yields MIRKIIFYENHFIEFYKNQDEKVKVKIQYVLELIKQVERVPEKFLKHLSGTDGLYEIRVEYQSNIYRIFCCFDEGRLVVLFNGFHKKTQKTPANELERAIKLKSEYFAQKK from the coding sequence ATGATAAGGAAAATCATATTTTACGAAAACCATTTTATTGAGTTCTACAAAAATCAGGATGAGAAGGTAAAAGTCAAGATCCAGTATGTACTTGAACTTATAAAACAAGTGGAAAGGGTTCCTGAGAAATTCCTTAAACATCTATCGGGTACAGATGGCCTTTATGAAATAAGGGTCGAATACCAATCTAACATCTACAGGATATTCTGTTGTTTTGATGAAGGCAGGCTGGTTGTACTGTTTAACGGCTTTCATAAAAAAACGCAAAAGACCCCGGCCAATGAACTTGAAAGGGCAATAAAGTTGAAATCTGAATATTTTGCACAAAAAAAATAA
- a CDS encoding PASTA domain-containing protein — protein MSLKNFLTSKVFFKHLAIALGIVIVVIFLLLQWLSFATNHDQKIPVPDLRKMTVEKAGETLENIDLEYIVLDTVDFRPEFPPYSVVEQDPLPNANVKENRKIYIKVNAGKFSMILLPDLVQKTYRAAVPMLKGSGLEEGKKTYKPYLAKDVVLEMWQNGKKLKAGDKVMKASKIDLVLGDGKTGYEEPDSTGTQDINIDDEE, from the coding sequence ATGAGCCTTAAAAATTTTTTGACTAGTAAAGTTTTCTTCAAGCACCTGGCTATAGCCCTCGGGATTGTGATAGTGGTTATTTTCCTGCTCCTCCAATGGCTGAGCTTTGCGACCAACCACGACCAGAAGATACCGGTGCCTGACCTTCGTAAAATGACAGTTGAAAAAGCAGGGGAGACACTGGAGAATATCGACCTCGAATATATAGTGCTTGATACGGTAGACTTCAGGCCTGAGTTCCCGCCCTACAGCGTTGTAGAACAGGATCCGCTGCCAAATGCAAATGTTAAGGAGAATCGTAAAATATATATTAAGGTGAACGCGGGCAAATTCAGCATGATCTTGCTGCCGGACCTTGTACAGAAAACCTACAGGGCTGCAGTACCTATGCTTAAAGGAAGCGGGCTCGAAGAAGGCAAGAAGACCTACAAGCCATATCTTGCTAAGGATGTTGTACTTGAAATGTGGCAGAACGGCAAAAAGCTGAAGGCAGGCGATAAAGTAATGAAAGCTTCCAAGATCGACCTGGTACTGGGCGATGGCAAAACAGGATATGAAGAGCCGGACAGCACAGGTACACAGGATATTAATATTGATGACGAAGAATAA
- a CDS encoding YceI family protein produces the protein MATTKWAIDPTHSEIGFKVKHMMFSNVSGKFGTFTAEATTEDDNFENAQFDFSADVDSVNTGNTDRDNHLKTVDFFGTEEHGKITFKSTSFKKNSDEDYTLIGDLTIKGTTKPVTLAVEFGGIAKDPWGNTKAGFSATGKLNRKDFGLTWNAALETGGVLVSEEVKLVIDVQFVKQ, from the coding sequence ATGGCAACAACCAAATGGGCAATAGACCCAACCCACTCAGAGATCGGATTTAAAGTAAAACACATGATGTTCAGCAACGTATCGGGCAAGTTTGGCACCTTTACAGCTGAAGCGACTACAGAAGATGATAACTTCGAGAATGCGCAATTTGATTTCAGCGCAGATGTTGATTCTGTAAACACAGGCAACACCGACCGTGACAACCACCTGAAAACTGTTGATTTCTTCGGTACTGAAGAGCATGGCAAGATCACTTTCAAATCGACTTCCTTCAAAAAGAACAGTGATGAAGATTATACGCTTATCGGCGACCTTACCATCAAAGGCACTACAAAACCAGTAACCCTTGCTGTGGAATTCGGCGGTATCGCAAAAGATCCCTGGGGCAACACCAAAGCAGGATTTAGCGCAACCGGCAAGCTGAACCGCAAAGATTTCGGCCTTACCTGGAACGCAGCCCTTGAAACCGGCGGTGTGTTAGTAAGCGAAGAAGTAAAACTCGTAATCGACGTACAGTTCGTAAAACAATAA
- a CDS encoding Crp/Fnr family transcriptional regulator has protein sequence MDFSQINKSISRYVSFTEEELDIFNALATYKKVPKKTIMLREGEMCDFEAFVLKGCVRKYYIDPSGFEVILQFAIEDAWVSDISFSIYEDKPSRIFIETMEDCEFLVFTPETKEELFAKAPKFERAFRILIQRNLATTQNRLFNAISKTALEKYLEFLELYPTLPQRVAQHYIASYLGISAEFLSKTRAKVARN, from the coding sequence ATGGACTTTTCTCAGATAAATAAAAGCATCAGCCGCTATGTGAGCTTTACAGAGGAAGAGCTGGATATCTTCAACGCGCTTGCAACATATAAAAAGGTGCCAAAAAAGACCATTATGCTGCGCGAAGGCGAGATGTGCGATTTTGAAGCATTCGTACTGAAAGGCTGTGTGCGGAAATACTACATAGACCCCAGCGGGTTTGAAGTGATACTGCAATTTGCCATAGAGGATGCGTGGGTAAGCGACATCTCTTTCAGTATTTATGAGGATAAGCCAAGCCGCATCTTTATCGAAACGATGGAAGACTGTGAATTCCTTGTCTTTACCCCTGAAACCAAAGAGGAGCTTTTCGCGAAAGCGCCAAAGTTCGAAAGGGCTTTCCGCATCCTGATTCAGCGTAACCTCGCTACCACACAAAACAGGCTGTTCAATGCCATATCAAAGACCGCACTCGAAAAATACCTGGAGTTCCTGGAGCTCTACCCCACCCTGCCCCAGCGCGTGGCCCAGCATTATATCGCATCCTATCTAGGTATCTCTGCGGAGTTCCTTAGCAAGACGAGGGCGAAAGTCGCAAGGAATTAA
- a CDS encoding DUF4199 domain-containing protein, translated as MKKLVLTYGLIGGAVSVIGYLITMLTGHTNMMVSMVIGFASMLAAFSLIFVATVKYRNAHGGVITFGNALQIGLYISLITATIYVVVWLFYLYNIYPDFAEKLSAQYLDSLRADGETEKVIAEKTAEMNQFVLDYKKPWFVVMKTYEEILPLGIIVSLISALILKRKPKLQQ; from the coding sequence ATGAAAAAACTTGTACTTACTTATGGGCTTATCGGGGGCGCTGTTTCTGTCATCGGCTACCTCATCACAATGCTTACCGGCCACACCAATATGATGGTGAGCATGGTCATCGGCTTTGCCTCCATGCTGGCTGCCTTTTCGCTTATTTTTGTTGCTACCGTAAAATACCGCAACGCGCACGGCGGAGTTATTACCTTTGGCAATGCCTTACAGATAGGCCTGTATATCTCGCTCATTACTGCTACGATATATGTAGTAGTGTGGCTTTTTTACCTGTACAACATCTATCCTGACTTTGCCGAAAAACTTTCGGCCCAATATCTTGACAGCCTCAGGGCGGATGGCGAAACGGAAAAGGTTATTGCAGAGAAAACCGCCGAAATGAACCAGTTTGTTCTTGATTATAAAAAACCCTGGTTTGTGGTCATGAAAACCTATGAGGAGATCCTTCCGCTGGGCATCATCGTATCGCTAATCAGCGCACTGATATTAAAACGTAAACCAAAACTACAACAATAA
- a CDS encoding DUF433 domain-containing protein produces MVESRYIELNQNVRFGKPIITGTRITVEDVLNWLESGMTIRDILNDFPELNAEQVNACIDCNR; encoded by the coding sequence ATGGTTGAAAGCCGCTATATAGAACTAAATCAAAATGTACGTTTTGGTAAACCAATAATTACCGGTACAAGGATAACTGTGGAAGATGTATTGAATTGGCTTGAAAGTGGAATGACAATTCGGGATATCTTAAACGATTTTCCTGAATTAAATGCTGAACAAGTAAATGCATGCATTGACTGTAATAGGTGA
- a CDS encoding RluA family pseudouridine synthase, with protein MTGPILENESEDELYEHHRFEAGKGQAPLRVDKFLMNLIENTTRNKIQQAAELGNIYVNDIPVKSNYKVKANDIVSMRLEHPPYEYLLTPENIPLDIVYEDDQLLVVNKPAGMVVHPGHGNYSGTLVNALAYHFENLPMNSSERPGLVHRIDKDTSGLLVIAKTEQAMAYLTKQFAEKTSEREYVALVWGNIEEEEGTIEGHIGRHPKDRMQNTVYVDGSEGKHAVTHYKVLERFGYVTLVSCQLETGRTHQIRVHMKHIGHTLFNDARYGGDLILKGTTFTKYKQFIENCFKVLPRQALHAKTLGFEHPVTKEFLRFEAPIPQDMTECIEKWRVYSKSHTVEEED; from the coding sequence ATGACAGGACCAATTTTAGAGAACGAATCGGAAGACGAACTATACGAACATCACAGGTTTGAAGCCGGGAAAGGGCAGGCCCCGTTAAGGGTCGATAAATTCCTGATGAACCTTATTGAAAACACTACACGCAACAAGATACAGCAGGCTGCGGAACTGGGTAATATTTATGTAAATGATATTCCTGTAAAGTCGAACTACAAGGTTAAGGCCAACGATATCGTGAGCATGCGCCTGGAGCACCCGCCGTATGAGTACCTGCTTACCCCTGAAAATATCCCACTTGACATTGTATATGAGGATGACCAGCTCTTGGTTGTGAACAAGCCTGCAGGTATGGTAGTACATCCCGGGCATGGCAATTATTCCGGTACGCTGGTGAATGCGCTGGCTTATCATTTTGAGAACCTGCCGATGAACAGCAGCGAGAGGCCGGGATTGGTGCACCGCATTGATAAAGACACTTCCGGCCTTTTGGTTATTGCCAAGACCGAACAGGCGATGGCGTATCTTACCAAGCAATTTGCCGAGAAAACATCCGAGAGGGAATATGTTGCGCTCGTATGGGGCAATATCGAAGAGGAGGAAGGCACTATAGAGGGACACATAGGCCGCCACCCTAAAGACCGTATGCAGAATACCGTTTATGTGGATGGCAGTGAGGGCAAGCACGCAGTAACGCATTACAAGGTGCTGGAACGCTTTGGTTATGTAACTTTAGTATCCTGCCAGCTTGAGACCGGCCGTACCCACCAGATACGCGTACACATGAAGCATATAGGGCACACTTTATTCAACGATGCCCGTTACGGCGGCGACCTTATACTGAAAGGCACAACGTTTACCAAATACAAGCAGTTCATTGAGAATTGCTTCAAAGTACTGCCAAGGCAGGCGCTCCATGCCAAAACATTAGGCTTTGAGCATCCTGTTACGAAAGAATTTTTGCGTTTTGAAGCGCCCATACCACAGGATATGACAGAGTGCATCGAGAAATGGCGGGTATATTCCAAATCGCATACGGTAGAGGAAGAGGATTAA
- a CDS encoding D-alanine--D-alanine ligase: MNIAVVMGGYSDESVISIRSGQLILNNLDKNKYTPFELHILPEGWNVIIDGEKYPINKGDFSFEKNGQKTTFDTIVNTVHGTPGEDGHLQSYWELLEIPYTGCGFYQSALTFNKRDTLSVLAKFNIPRAKSIYLSKGDPITAEDVKETLGLPFMVKPNQSGSSLGVSKVNDLADFEKALEFAFAEDNDILIESYLKGTEVSVGVLNYKGETTVLGLTEIVSHNDFFDYEAKYLGKSEEITPARVDAATEKKIRETAAKAYEALGMSGFSRTDFIVMDGEPHFIEINTNPGLSPQSIFPQQAAHAGIAMSDLLDSEIALAQERKVLWKR, encoded by the coding sequence ATGAACATAGCAGTGGTAATGGGCGGATATTCAGATGAATCCGTTATTTCTATCCGAAGCGGGCAGCTGATCCTCAACAACCTTGACAAAAATAAATATACGCCTTTTGAGTTACATATCCTTCCGGAAGGGTGGAATGTTATCATCGACGGCGAAAAGTACCCCATAAATAAAGGGGATTTTTCATTTGAGAAAAATGGCCAAAAAACAACTTTCGACACCATCGTAAATACGGTACACGGAACACCCGGCGAGGACGGCCACCTGCAGTCGTATTGGGAACTGCTTGAAATACCTTATACCGGCTGTGGCTTTTACCAGAGCGCATTAACGTTTAACAAACGTGACACATTGAGCGTATTAGCGAAGTTCAACATCCCGAGAGCAAAGTCCATTTACCTGTCAAAAGGCGATCCGATTACTGCTGAAGATGTGAAGGAGACACTCGGATTGCCGTTTATGGTAAAGCCCAACCAGAGCGGCAGCAGCCTTGGTGTCTCAAAAGTGAACGACCTGGCCGATTTTGAAAAGGCGCTGGAGTTCGCTTTCGCAGAAGACAATGACATCCTTATTGAATCGTACCTGAAAGGAACTGAAGTTTCGGTTGGAGTGCTTAATTATAAAGGCGAAACCACTGTACTGGGACTGACCGAGATCGTATCGCACAACGATTTTTTTGATTACGAAGCCAAATACCTGGGCAAGTCGGAAGAGATTACCCCGGCAAGGGTTGACGCTGCCACGGAGAAAAAGATCCGCGAAACTGCTGCCAAAGCTTATGAAGCATTGGGAATGAGCGGGTTTAGCCGTACTGATTTTATCGTAATGGATGGCGAACCGCATTTTATAGAGATCAATACCAATCCGGGATTATCGCCGCAAAGCATCTTCCCGCAGCAAGCCGCACACGCAGGGATAGCGATGAGCGATTTGCTGGATAGCGAGATAGCTTTGGCACAGGAGCGTAAAGTGCTTTGGAAACGATAA
- a CDS encoding helix-turn-helix domain-containing protein, with amino-acid sequence MKNYDNINSFDELIEREHGAIGMESRNRYEENSQMFIISEMLKEARREANLTQEQLAEKTGTKKSYISKIENGKGNIQLSTLIRIFEVGLNKRIGLTFL; translated from the coding sequence ATGAAAAATTACGATAACATAAATTCATTTGATGAACTTATTGAGCGTGAACATGGGGCAATAGGGATGGAGTCCCGAAATCGCTATGAGGAAAATTCCCAAATGTTCATCATTAGTGAAATGCTTAAGGAAGCGCGAAGGGAAGCTAACCTGACACAAGAACAATTAGCTGAAAAAACGGGTACTAAAAAAAGCTATATCTCAAAGATAGAAAATGGCAAAGGTAATATACAGCTTTCCACACTGATCAGGATCTTCGAAGTGGGCCTCAACAAGAGAATTGGGCTGACATTTTTGTAG
- the yaaA gene encoding peroxide stress protein YaaA: MKIVISPAKTLDYESKLPVRKHTQPAFLANAETVHKTLKEKTPAELRELMDISDKLADLNWQRNQEWKTPFTNKNARPAVYAFNGDVYTGLDAYTIPTAKVGKLQDTLRILSGLYGLLKPLDLIQPYRLEMGTQMAVGENNNLYEFWKQTITESLNDELKDGELFINLASKEYFDAIDTKALKVPVITPEFKDYKDGELRMVSFFAKKARGMMVRYIIDKNVKTLKGLKGFNYEGYAFDPKLSKGNTLMFTR, translated from the coding sequence ATGAAAATCGTCATATCGCCTGCCAAAACACTTGATTACGAAAGCAAGCTGCCGGTACGCAAACACACACAACCTGCTTTTTTAGCCAATGCCGAAACCGTACACAAAACCTTAAAAGAAAAAACACCTGCCGAACTGCGGGAACTGATGGATATATCCGACAAGCTGGCCGACCTCAACTGGCAGCGCAACCAGGAGTGGAAAACGCCTTTTACCAATAAAAATGCCCGCCCGGCGGTTTATGCCTTCAATGGCGATGTATATACAGGCCTGGATGCCTATACGATACCCACAGCAAAAGTTGGCAAATTGCAGGACACCCTGCGGATATTATCAGGGCTGTATGGCCTTTTAAAGCCACTCGACCTTATCCAGCCGTACCGCCTCGAAATGGGCACGCAGATGGCGGTAGGGGAGAACAATAACCTCTATGAGTTTTGGAAACAGACTATAACCGAATCGCTCAATGACGAATTGAAAGACGGCGAGCTGTTCATCAACCTTGCCAGTAAGGAATATTTTGATGCTATAGATACCAAGGCGCTCAAAGTCCCTGTCATCACACCCGAATTCAAAGATTATAAAGATGGCGAATTGCGCATGGTAAGTTTCTTTGCCAAAAAGGCGAGAGGGATGATGGTGCGCTACATCATCGACAAGAATGTAAAGACACTCAAAGGACTGAAAGGCTTTAACTATGAAGGCTATGCTTTTGATCCGAAATTATCGAAAGGAAATACATTGATGTTTACAAGATAA
- a CDS encoding VOC family protein, whose translation MGKVTGLGGLFFRSKDSKAQAQWYYDHLGINSATTGYIWMQEAGPTVFSPFKEDTDYFGSMAQQFMINFRVEGLDELLEDLAAKGVRIDENRMDESYGKFAWIYDPEGNKIELWEPVAG comes from the coding sequence ATGGGAAAAGTAACAGGATTGGGCGGACTATTCTTCCGCTCCAAAGACAGCAAGGCACAGGCACAATGGTATTATGACCACCTGGGCATCAATTCGGCAACAACGGGCTATATATGGATGCAGGAGGCCGGGCCAACTGTATTCTCCCCCTTTAAAGAAGACACCGATTATTTTGGCAGCATGGCGCAGCAGTTCATGATCAACTTCCGTGTGGAAGGGCTTGATGAACTGTTGGAGGACCTTGCGGCAAAGGGTGTCCGTATCGATGAGAACCGTATGGACGAGTCATATGGCAAATTCGCATGGATATACGACCCGGAAGGCAACAAGATCGAGTTGTGGGAACCGGTTGCGGGATAA